CGGAGGAACAGATTCGGCAGGTTGAAGCGGCAGGCTATATCGTGGAGAAAGTCTCCGACCTTTCACGGGTAGCTGAGGAACGAGTACAGGAAGTCTCGCCTGTAAACCGCTTTGCTGAACTTGCCGGGCTTTTGGGATTTGAAGAACGTGCAGTAATGGGCTACATGACCGCAGATGAGGTTGAGTCTGCACTTGCCAATCTCCAGGCTCTGCACCCCGGTCTCGTAACTCTCATTGAACTTCCTCATCGTACCTGGGAGAATAGAATATCTCATGCTGTCCATATACGCGCCGGAACGAAAACAGATCGAACTGGTGTACTATTTACCGGCAGTATACATGCGCGGGAATGGGGCGGTTCGGATATCTGCGTAAACTTTCTTGTCAATCTCATCAATGCTTACCGCGCTGGCAGCGAGCTAACCTATGGAGGGAAGAGTTTCCCTGCAGATCAGGTCCGTGAAATTCTTGAAAACCTTGATGTGTTTGTTTTTCCTGATGTGAACCCGGACGGCAAGCACTACAGCCAGACATATGATCCAAACTCGGGTGGTCACCAACATTTCTGGTGGCGTAAGAACCGCAATCCGAATAATGCTGTAGAGATATCATCTCAGGGTGTGGATTTAAACCGGAGTTTCGATTTCCTGTGGAACAGTGGAATTGGAACCTCCTCAAACCCATCGAGTTTTATATACAAAGGGAAAAGTCCATTTTCCGAGCCAGAAACCCGTAATGTACGCTATCTCTTTGATACTTACCCGAATATCGGTTACTTTGTGGATGTGCACAGCTATGGCGGG
The Methanosarcina thermophila TM-1 genome window above contains:
- a CDS encoding M14 family metallopeptidase codes for the protein MVPGILTEEQIRQVEAAGYIVEKVSDLSRVAEERVQEVSPVNRFAELAGLLGFEERAVMGYMTADEVESALANLQALHPGLVTLIELPHRTWENRISHAVHIRAGTKTDRTGVLFTGSIHAREWGGSDICVNFLVNLINAYRAGSELTYGGKSFPADQVREILENLDVFVFPDVNPDGKHYSQTYDPNSGGHQHFWWRKNRNPNNAVEISSQGVDLNRSFDFLWNSGIGTSSNPSSFIYKGKSPFSEPETRNVRYLFDTYPNIGYFVDVHSYGGLILYNWGDDNNQTINPEQNFFNPVYNGKRGYLNDTIYGEFISTQDKDRIINLAERMNNALAAVRGENYTVQQSVGLYPTSGTSDDYAFSRHIVNSLHRKVYAYTIEFGQEFVPPFSEMSNIIQDVCAAMSELCLAAAGQ